The DNA window ATGAATGGCTTTAGCAACTTGCGTTGCTTGAGATAGGACAGATGCACTTCGTGAACTCTTTTTATTCATTAACTACCCAGTTGCTGACAGTCATTAAATCATTTGCAGCTTTCCCCTTTGAGTCATACTCAATTAGAGGTACCCGTTCTGCTGCCGCCCAAGCAAGAGATGCATCTTGGTGTATGATAAATCGCTTGATGCTTGGATATGCTTCTGCAAGCTGTTGATCAAGAGATTGATCCATAGAACGTCGAAGATCAATCCGACTTAGAATCAGTCCCAATCTTGAAGCGCCCTTACGGTTTTTCTTTTGTCGTACTTGTAAGTCTTGAATAACACGGCTAGCACCCATGACCGCTAGAGGATGTGCATCAGTACAGATTAAAGCAATTTTTGCTGCAACAAGTCCTAATCTCTCTAAGTACTCTACGCCAGGTGGACAGTCAAAGATGATTACATCGTATTGGAGTGACTCGATAGCATCAGCAAGATCCAATGGATCTAAACTTTGAATAGTATGTCCAGCTAAATTTGGTCCACCAGGAAGCACATAAAGGTTCTCCGACGCTTTGATCGGGATAGGTTTTTTACCTTGTAGGAGTTCAACTGTTCCAGGAGCTGTCGGATCAGTACCAAGCACATAACCAGCATTGGACTGCGGATCTAAATCAATGATAAGCACTTTATATTTTTGGGAGGCAAATATTGAGGCCAAACCACAAGCTGTGGTCGTCTTGCCAACCCCACCTTTCCTTCCAGCAATAGCAATAAGATGTCGTTTCATGGGCGAATAGTAGCATGAACAATCCAATTTTTTGAAGAACAATTACCGTTTCTTTCAGGATTTTGTAATGTCTCTGATCTCTCCAAAATCCTCATCACGGGGTTTACGGGGCAATGGAACGATAAACAACGCTAAGGCTGTAACGCTTGTGGGGCATGGCTTCTAGCCTCAGATTTTTCCTAATTCTTCATGCTAAAAACCGCTACAACCTTTACTGAGTATGGCGTTGAAGAAACTGAGATTTTGAACTTGCATTATAATAATCCCTGAAAGATATACGGGTAGGCATTTACAGGAATATCTTGCTGGTGTTGTGGGTATTTAGTTTATAGTCTGCTGGTCCAGAGTAGGCTAACTACTCCGGGGTAAACCAATTAAAA is part of the Acaryochloris sp. CCMEE 5410 genome and encodes:
- a CDS encoding ParA family protein — protein: MKRHLIAIAGRKGGVGKTTTACGLASIFASQKYKVLIIDLDPQSNAGYVLGTDPTAPGTVELLQGKKPIPIKASENLYVLPGGPNLAGHTIQSLDPLDLADAIESLQYDVIIFDCPPGVEYLERLGLVAAKIALICTDAHPLAVMGASRVIQDLQVRQKKNRKGASRLGLILSRIDLRRSMDQSLDQQLAEAYPSIKRFIIHQDASLAWAAAERVPLIEYDSKGKAANDLMTVSNWVVNE